The Streptomyces cathayae DNA segment AGGAGGCGATGCGGTTGGAAGCCGCCGGTCACCGCATCCTCAAGCTGAACACCGGCAACCCGGCCGCGTTCGGCTTCGAGTGCCCGCCCGAGATCCTCGAGGACGTCCTGCGTAACGTCTCGTCGGCGCACGGCTACGGCGACGCGAAGGGGCTGCTGGCCGCGCGCCGCGCGGTCGTCATGCACCACCAGACCCTCGGCATCGAGACCGACGTCGAGCACGTCTTCATCGGCAACGGCGTCTCCGAGCTGATCGTGATGGCGATGCAGGCACTGCTGGACGACGGCGACGAGGTGCTGGTCCCCGCGCCCGACTACCCCCTGTGGACGGCCGCCGTCTCGCTCTCCGGCGGCACGGCGGTGCACTACCGCTGCGACGAGCAGTCCGACTGGATGCCGGACCTCGCCGACATCGAACGCAAGGTCACCGACCGCACCAAGGCGATCGTGATCATCAACCCGAACAACCCGACCGGCGCGGTGTACGACGAGGCGATGGTCAAGGGCCTGACCGACATCGCCCGCCGCCACAACCTGCTGGTCTGCTCGGACGAGATCTACGACAAGATCCTCTACGACGACGCCGTCCACGTCCCCACCGCCTCCGTCGCCCCC contains these protein-coding regions:
- a CDS encoding pyridoxal phosphate-dependent aminotransferase, giving the protein MQVIQSTKLANVCYEIRGPVLEEAMRLEAAGHRILKLNTGNPAAFGFECPPEILEDVLRNVSSAHGYGDAKGLLAARRAVVMHHQTLGIETDVEHVFIGNGVSELIVMAMQALLDDGDEVLVPAPDYPLWTAAVSLSGGTAVHYRCDEQSDWMPDLADIERKVTDRTKAIVIINPNNPTGAVYDEAMVKGLTDIARRHNLLVCSDEIYDKILYDDAVHVPTASVAPDLLTLTFNGMSKAYRVAGYRVGWMSISGPRAHADSYIEGLTILANMRLCANMPGQHGVVAALSGRQTINDLVLPGGRLREQRDVAYELLTQIPGVTCVKPKGALYLFPRLDPDVFKIRDDRRMVLDLLRSEKIMVVHGTGFNWPEPDHFRVVTLPSTDDLRDAVGRIARFLDGYGQL